One window of the Cryptomeria japonica chromosome 7, Sugi_1.0, whole genome shotgun sequence genome contains the following:
- the LOC131028920 gene encoding uncharacterized protein LOC131028920 has protein sequence MEPTSCVLTNPLLNISPDNGGSSLSDVVLEGLNRSMKAGRRERTKVAEQLRRNQLKQLYTKLESLIPPAIRKVERTGLVEESCNYIQKLQDEIWQLKQYREHLSAKEKTMKEDAEFIDVGVEVGRETLVITISSTRRPRCFGKIVEEVEEYGLDVNMSQLSTSESFVHVCFHAHFNQNLKEHDPVQLQYSLKRKLLSVY, from the exons ATGGAACCCACCAGCTGTGTTTTAACTAATCCTCTGCTAAACATCAGTCCAGATAATGGAGGATCTTCATTATCTGATGTTGTCTTGGAAGGACTAAATCGTTCAATGAAAGCTGGGAGAAGAGAAAGAACAAAGGTTGCAGAGCAATTGAGGAGGAATCAATTGAAACAGCTCTATACAAAACTTGAATCCCTCATACCACCTGCTATACGGAAG GTTGAGAGAACTGGACTGGTTGAGGAATCCTGCAATTACATTCAAAAACTGCAGGACGAAATATGGCAACTGAAGCAATACAGAGAACATCTCAGTGCAAAGGAAAAGACAATGAAGGAAGATGCAGAATTTATTGATGTGGGTGTGGAGGTAGGAAGAGAGACTCTGGTTATTACAATCAGTAGTACTAGAAGGCCAAGATGTTTTGGGAAgatagttgaagaagttgaagaatatgGTTTAGATGTAAATATGTCACAGCtttctacaagtgaatcttttgtACATGTTTGCTTTCATGCTCATTTTAATCAAAACTTGAAAGAACATGACCCTGTTCAACTTCAGTATTCTCTGAAAAGAAAGTTACTTAGTGTCTATTAA